From one Melopsittacus undulatus isolate bMelUnd1 chromosome 16, bMelUnd1.mat.Z, whole genome shotgun sequence genomic stretch:
- the LOC101880518 gene encoding probable E3 ubiquitin-protein ligase makorin-1: protein MEPGFLVARGGCRRPLCWDFARGFCRWGHNCRFSHVRKAAPTCRYFQSGFCSYGERCSYQHIREEPVPARIRYGPIAPVPRSYWGSEAVPVAMAQGWGGAQRSLAPPAPSMAHVAFKFPSVEVRGGKKAKEKIPAPGDVPRGAVGGAAVPARARGGSGSRAQVLALDPNSSDPGKETVPRTELAEVPKEPGAAAAPVSSEALRARSEAVVCGICMDRVYEKLAPEERLFGILPNCSHAYCLGCIRKWRRSRDFQSTIIKACPECRVTSSYYIPHKYWVSEGAEKEKLIKTFRARTGKIRCKFFARNRGCCPFKSDCIYLHELPAHQPPRRRQQHPRVPVEPSSESSDEEDEELCMLQWALSMAVVEADFPYSRCSHEMLLVEFSDSD, encoded by the exons ATGGAGCCGGGCTTCCTGGTGGCCCGCGGGGGCTGCCGGAGACCCCTGTGCTG GGATTTCGCCCGTGGGTTCTGTCGCTGGGGCCACAACTGCCGCTTCTCGCACGTCAGGAAGGCAGCCCCGACCTGCAGGTACTTCCAGAGCGGCTTCTGCAGCTACGGAGAGCGCTGCAG CTACCAGCACATCCGAGAGGAGCCGGTGCCGGCGAGGATCCGCTATGGCCCCATAGCCCCTGTCCCCCGCAGCTACTGGGGCTCGGAGGCTGTGCCCGTGGCCATGgcccagggctgggggggagCCCAGCGCAGcttggccccccctgcccccagcATGGCACACGTGGCCTTCAAGTTCCCAAGTGTGGAGGTTCGGGGGGGAAAGAAAGCCAAGGAGAAGATCCCTGCGCCTGGAGATGTTCCTCGGGGGGCTGTCGGTGGAGCGGCCGTCCCTGCCCGAGCGCGGGGGGGCTCAG gctcCCGGGCACAAGTGCTGGCACTGGATCCCAACTCCTCTGACCCTGGGAAGGAGACGGTGCCAAGGACTGAGCTCGCAGAG GTCCCCAAGGAGCCGGGTGCTGCGGCAGCGCCGGTGTCCAGCGAGGCCCTGAGGGCCCGGAGTGAGGCCGTGGTGTGCGGCATCTGCATGGACCGGGTGTACGAGAAGCTGGCTCCAGAGGAGCGGCTCTTCGGGATCCTCCCCAACTGCAGCCACGCGTATTGCCTGGGCTGCATCCGCAAGTGGCGCCGCAGCCGCGACTTCCAGAGCACCATCATCAA GGCCTGCCCAGAATGCCGCGTCACCTCCAGTTACTACATCCCCCACAAATACTGGGTCTCGGAGGGGGCTGAGAAGGAGAAGCTCATCAAGACCTTCAGGGCACGGACAGG GAAAATCAGGTGCAAGTTCTTTGCCCGGAACCGCGGGTGCTGCCCATTCAAGTCCGACTGCATCTACCTGCACGAGCTGCCTGCCCACCAGCCACCACGAcgcaggcagcagcacccaaggGTGCCCGTG gagccttCTTCGGAGAGCTCTGAcgaggaggatgaggagctcTGCATGCTGCAGTGGGCTCTCAGCATGGCCGTGGTGGAGGCAGACTTCCCATACTCCAGATGCAGCCACGAGATGCTCCTTGTGGAATTCAGCGACTCTGACTAA